Proteins encoded within one genomic window of Humulus lupulus chromosome 1, drHumLupu1.1, whole genome shotgun sequence:
- the LOC133780960 gene encoding uncharacterized protein LOC133780960 has protein sequence MQRNMINGSLRNIISPPLPTSTLFGRKASVIGLRQATAHSASREPDHHSDMDKGKEENTNDKAGDAMSRSFGEAYSTRCDEEGFGGTYGHKQSFKSQNDRVIDDQQNHSEYDKTQGSVSDEVKEKEKSLHQTGPNRQ, from the exons ATGCAAAGGAACATGATCAACGGTAGTCTAAGAAATATCATTTCACCACCTCTGCCAACCAGCACCTTATTTGGTCGGAAAGCCTCTGTGATCGGACTCAGACAAGCCACTGCTCACTCTGCTTCTAGGGAACCAGATCATCATAGCGATATGGACAAAGGGAAGGAAGAGAACACTAATGACAAAGCTGG AGACGCGATGTCACGTTCCTTTGGAGAAGCTTATTCTACAAGGTGTGATGAAGAAGGATTTGGTGGAACCTATGGCCACAAACAGTCTTTCAAGTCCCAAAATGATCGAGTTATTGATGATCAGCAGAACCATTCTG AGTACGACAAAACGCAGGGTAGTGTGAGTGATGAAGTAAAGGAGAAGGAGAAATCACTACACCAGACCGGCCCCAATCGCCAATAG